CAATAGAGCAAATAGACCAGTCATTTGGAGCGACTCACCCTGGAGGTACTTAATAACAAagattttattcacaaataaacaacttaaaatgtaGTTTAATGAACATTGTCTCCTTTTGTGCAGTTTATAATGCTGCAGAGCAATTGTTCCATCTCAACTTTCGAGGACTTTCCTTCTCCTTTCAACTGGATTCGTGGAATGAAGCTCCAAAATACGAGGTAAGAATGGACCGGTTCCCTTCAGCCTGTTAAAGAAGACTTAAGGACCAGAACCTGGTGACTTAAGGTCCATTCACCAGACTGGTTTAAACTGATTTAGTCCAACTCTGATGCATTTCAAACACAGAAttttaccaagtgtttttggtcgaGTAGTGCAgacatcttagtacacttttCATGAagttataggagcttgttttgaataaataattccttaaaattgattaaaaagtactagttccactggcagaatTTTGTCACTTACAGCAAGACCTTTTTTGCATATTACAAGTGAAATactctgccagtggaaccagtgttttttcatcaactttaagaaattatttacttaaaacaggcTCCTATTTAttgctacttgtaagttattttagtctttttaagtgtactgagatatttgcactagaaactacacaaaaatacttggtaagattttgttcttGCAATGTACGGACCAAAGAGGCAAACTCTGATACGCCTAGAAACCTAtgtctcggtttggttgaaatgaactctggtgctgtttgaatgcatatgtgaacactaAGCAGACTggaaaccgctccaaaagcagggaGTGGACTACAGttcagagcattctgggtaaatggtcttttaccaaagacaaaagagaaatactaCATCTGCTAAAATTTGAcaccacttcatttttgtttacattttgtgaagaaggaattTGTGTTCCGTTTCCTCTTCAGAGGCTttcgtgttgtttccttcagtggtttttggtgcagcgcccccacaggggAGGAGGACGGGAACAGGTTActcaaaaaaagtaaaaaaaaagagaaaagggtttgacacagtgcagtgtgaaagagaacagcagcaactgaaaatgtaacaatgttgcaattttggtccccaatggAACAGAATCTTTCTAACTGttaggtgtgaaaacaccatGAAAGAAAGACTATTAATAGATATACTCTGAGCTCAACTGCTGTTTGTTTGTCAGGCTTTTTTCATACAAGTCAACATTAGTTCAAATGTGGCATCTTATGGCTGAGAGTCATGATCCAAACATGTCCCAACTAGGGCTGCAAGATTATTTTAGTattcaattattctgacgattaatcaataaatcagattttaaaaaatttacgCATTCTGCAGATTGCAGAATGAGGCTAGAGGGCTGCGTTTATCTCCGTTTACCCTCTGCTACAGGTTAACTGGGGCTACATTTGACCACTTAAgtcatttttatacattacaaatacttttaaagatgcaagtaaacaaattaacaagaaaataaaacttttattgccTGAAGTGCAACAACGTAGCATTCCTCTGGTGTACTCTTATTTTTCTAACTTAAATgcaatatatacatattttttctacagttttggCATAATTAGTTTGCTGAGTGTTTTATTAGTTCAGCAAATGACCGTTTTGAAGTCTGAatacttcatttaaaataaaactattccATCTGtgatcgattaatcatgatgaattcGATTAATTGTTTTAGCCCTAGTCCCAACTCATTGATGTCAGTCCCCATTACACCTCTAGTATGTTATATAAAATGGACATTTCATGTCAGAATAACTCCTGAATGGACAAATAAAGTGTATTATTTGCTACATCACTATGAATTCAATCTTTCATACCTCgtaaacatttaacattatGCGCCAGCTCACTAGCTGTGTTGTTATTTCATCCTTCCTGCAGATTCCACATGGAGCCATGGTCAAGAGGATGCACATCTACACTGGCAACAACCTCCAAGAAACAAAGTACATAATGACCACAACACTTCCATGTGGCCCAGTGACCTTCCTGCTAGAGGACATTAATGCGTTTATGTCAAATCTAATCAGGAGAAAATACGGAGCAGCAGAATAAGTTTTCAAACCAGTTCAGACTGGaatgtttcctgtgttttctcAGAGCTCCTGCGATGCCGTTGGCTTGTTTTATGGGCAACATCTTTGCAGAGGGTGTCGACGTCCTGAGGGATGGGGCGGGTCCTCTGGGGCTCAAGCTCCGCCTTCTCACAGCAGGTAACGCACCTGAAAGACTGAAAATGACTGACTGTCGTCAATCTGCTGCTTTTTGAAGCATCCAAGTCCAAAAACTCTTCCAGCAATGTTATTTGGAATATTCCATTAGTTCCATTACTTAAAACTGACCCTATTAATATATTTGGTTAGATGGATTAGCAGACAACAGGAATTcagttttgtagtttataaaagtttatataattgattttataaaatataaaatcagctTCCAGTAAAGTTCAATGAAACTCTGATTATAAACAGTAACAGAACCTgcttgattcatttcatttacCTGTGCAGTTTtggatcggagttcagtgaatattttgtttattaaatattctaATAGACATATTATCTAATGATACTGGTACTGCATTAAACTGAGGATTGAGAAAAACAGGactagaatatttttgtaacttGCTTGTGTGACTGTCTCCCGTTCCTGCTGCAGGTTCTGGACTCGGTGTGATGGCTGATGCTAAGGTCCGGTATGTGGAGAGGAGCATCTTCTTTGGAGACTCCTGTCAGGACGTTCTGGGCACTTTGGGCTCGCCGCATAAAGTCTTCTACAAATCTGAGGATAAGGTCAGAGCTGTTTCTCCTTTTGAGAGTCTTATGAATCTGTGTTGCATTCACATTGCTTAAGTAAAAtgaaacttgaaataaaaatgttcacctTTTCCTGTGTGTTTTAGATGAAGATCCATTCTCCGTCTCCTCACAAGCAGGTTCCCTCTAAATGTAACGACTACTTCTTCAACTACTTCACCCTCGGAGTGGTACGTGGGACCAGCCTTATAAAATGTTGGGAGCATGGCACCAAACATTTAATGGTTTTGATATTGTAATTCTGGGAACTTAGAAATGTAAATTGCACTACTTATTTTATTCCGTagattattttgacaattattCACATTAACAAATtaacacattctgcagatttttttttaaacttatgtcatattaaaaatacaattattgttctttcaataatcaattaatctgttTAATTGCTTTAGCCTTGAAATGAATCATTAACAACGCATTTTAATACTCTGCCATCCCAGCTGGTGTCTTTTAGACAACATGAGCCTGTGTTGCCCCTCTCTGTCGTTTTCGGAGTTAAACAGATGTTTATCCAGTGACCTTTGCGGGTCACTGCCTGAATTCCCCGGAGCGGTTTGGGCAGCCTGCCCTGGGAAAGTAAACAAGCTGAACTCATCTGGCGCTACTGCAGAGATGAGCTAAAAACAGCAGCACGGCCCCGTGTGAGGCTGCAGGGCTGCGTTTATCTCCGTTTACTCAGGTTGACTGGGGCTACAGCTGATCGATGGGTTGTGTTGTGTTTCAGGACATCCTGTTTGACTCGACGACCCACCTGGTTAAGAAGTTCGTCCTCCATACGAACTTCCCTGGGCATTACAActttaatatgtaaatatttcctGCTGTCAGATCCACCTTTTGTTATCACCTCCTCTATATCTCAACTTTAATCATATTAGTCCTTTTGTTGCGGAGTTTGATGTGACTGATTATTTCTGCTGTCCCAGATACCATCGATGTGACTTTAAGATCCCGCTAGTCATCAAAAAAGGTGAGCTGTCACTTGATTGGTCAGAGTTTTAATCTCTGTATTTGTGCTTTACTGGGATCTTTCTTCAacctgttgttgttttctgacTCTTCAGAAGGAGCAGACTCTCAGACGGAGGACTGCATCTTAACCACCTACAGCAAGGTCAGTTATGAGAAGAAATATTAAAACGGCTTCTATCAAAGTTTggatattttgattttaagctttgtatcctgttttttttttttttttaactacacaTTTAGTTGGATAAGTACTTTTAAGAAGTCAATGATTGGGCTGGAAAGCTTGTCTtcagtcagtaattccttaatagtGATTACAGGTTATTTTATCTATAACAAGACAACtagtacttttccatcaatattataggaattattgacctaaaacaaaagttattgtaagttggttttgtctgtGTAATAacatatttgctctagaaactagaccaaaaatactttataaggttttgtgtttttgcagtgtagtgtCATTATGTTCTTAGAGTACCCAGTAGCCTCTTTAATGTATAGTCCAATCAGTCTTGGACAGATATGACAACCTTTTCTAAAAATGCCTGAAATGGTTGCaccataatttaaaagaaatatgcatAAAACTATTAGATCTATTTTAATTTGAACAGACAAACAGTAATTATTGTTGCTAAAATAATCTGGTTTCTACAGTAATAATAATGCCACCtgtaattttcatttaatgCTTTTTCATAGAAACTTAGAATAACCAGACTTTGAggtcattttgtttacagatacaTCAaagtccattttatttatggttttggttgtgtttggttttttttatataattgtctttggttgtgttttattttaaaaatgtataatatcttccagttccagtgttgttctttacaaaatcagtttgtttgtctttgagagggtgaacttgcattattatgtcaatATCACtatattacttaaaaacaaCCTTAAAACAACGATATTGTCATTTATTGCTCTAATAAAAGGAGCAATTTATAATCCTACAgaatgtgttattgtgacaggcagAACCGTGACTGTAAA
Above is a window of Xiphophorus hellerii strain 12219 chromosome 2, Xiphophorus_hellerii-4.1, whole genome shotgun sequence DNA encoding:
- the phaf1 gene encoding phagosome assembly factor 1, producing the protein MLDLEVVPERSLGNEQWEFALGMPFSQAISILQKHCRVIKNVQVLYSEQTPLSHDLILNLTQDGIKLLFDATNQRLKVIEVYDLSKVKLKYCGVHFNSQAITPTIEQIDQSFGATHPGVYNAAEQLFHLNFRGLSFSFQLDSWNEAPKYEIPHGAMVKRMHIYTGNNLQETKAPAMPLACFMGNIFAEGVDVLRDGAGPLGLKLRLLTAGSGLGVMADAKVRYVERSIFFGDSCQDVLGTLGSPHKVFYKSEDKMKIHSPSPHKQVPSKCNDYFFNYFTLGVDILFDSTTHLVKKFVLHTNFPGHYNFNIYHRCDFKIPLVIKKEGADSQTEDCILTTYSKWDQIQELLGHPMEKPVVLHRSSSANNTNPFGSTFCFGLQRMIFEVMQNNHIASVTLYGAPRTTSQARPESSASSH